Genomic DNA from Vicingaceae bacterium:
TCCATCCATTTTTTTCAAAAAAATATGAGTTGCTGAACCTAAGTCCGTCAATACATCCTACCTCCACGTAAAAACCATACGATTTTTCACCCAATAACTTATAGATAATAAAATCTTCGCCATGCTGGCCATAAAAATTATTCTTCATTTATTTATATTTTTTAATGTCAACCAAATCATTTTTTATATTTTTCAACCATTCCCAAACTTCATGCAAAAATAATATTAAAAGAACCAAATAAATTGTTATGAATATAATACCATTTAAAATTAAAATGGCATATTTATCCATCAATTCAATACCCGGAATTTTATTAGCGGCGTATGTAAAAAAAAACGCTATTATGCTAATTAAAATAATAGGAGAATAATCTTGAATTAATTCTTTAAAAGTATAATTTATTAATTTATTGTAATAATAAGAAATAGTAAAATATGAAAGAATTTCGGAAATGACAATACCCCATGCCAATTGAATCACCCCCCAATAAATAGTCATAAATAGAATTATAACAAAAAAAAGACGTCTAAAGATTGTTATTTTAAGTACCAAGTCCGCATGATTCTTTACAATCATAAGATTAATTCCATAAGATGTCAATATTCGAAACAATTCTGCAAATATTAGGATTTTAAATATTTTTGATGAAAACATCCATTTTTCACCAAATAAAATTAAATAAAGATAATCAGAGTTAATGGAAAAAAAAAACATTAAAGGACATATTAAGGTGAAAGATATAATGGTTAATTTTCGATAAATATTTTTTAATTCTAAATTATTATCAATTTTTGAAAATAGTGGCAATGTCAACTGATTCATAGAAACCATAATTTGATTTGTAAATAATTTTCTAAAATTATCTGCATTATTAAATAATCCTAAAATAGCTGTGTTATAAATTTTGGAAATTACAAACACGTATAGATTTGTAAACAAATGATTTACCATCGCTGATATTAGTAATTTTGATCCGAATATAATATGTTCTTTAAGAATTTTTAAATTAATTTGAAAAGACGGCCTCCATGTATAATTGTAATTATAAAGTATTACATTCATTAAATCTTTGAACAAACGCATAAATACCAAGCTCCAATATCCAAAATTCAGAAATGCCAGAGTTATTCCCAAAATACTGGAAGTGATCAGCGAAGGAATCCCTATTTTAAATTGCTTTTTAAATTCTAAATCTTTTGTCATCTTTAATCGAGATATATACCCAAAAGAATTTAAAATTAATGTCACCCCTAGAACTCTTATAACTTCTGCAAAATCATCTAATTCATAAAATTTTTCAATATATGGAGCTAACAAAAAAATCGAAGAATATAATATTAATCCAACAAAAAGATTATAAAAAAAGATAGAATTAAAATCATCATATGTTGCTTCTCTTTTTCTAATTAATGATTGTCCTATTCCGGCATCCTTAATTGTATCTGCCAAATCAACAAAAACAGCTGTCAAGGACACTATCCCAAAATCTTTTGGATTTAACAATCTTGCTAACAAAATATAGGTTATGAAGTGAAGAATTTTCGATAACGTTGAGGAAGTAAATATCCATATAAAATTATGAACGGCTAATTTTCTATAATTCATCTGAAAATTTTTGAAAACAACCCTTTTCTTTTAGCATCTTCACTGTCTTCAGAGTAATATCCGTACCCATAGCCATATCCGTAACCATATCCATATCCATATCCATAACCATATCCATATTTACCGTAAATAATGCCGGGTAATCGGACGTCGTTGATGACAATGCCTACATTTTTTATTTTATCTTCTTCATAATCGGATTGGAGTTGCTTGACAAACTGCTTCTTGGAATAGTTTTGTCTGACCAAATATACCACCACATCTGCAAAACGGCTGAGAACCATAGCGTCTGCCACCAATCCATAAGGAGCTGAATCAAAAATAATCACTTCAAACTGGTCTTTCAACATTTTCATCAAATGATCCATTTT
This window encodes:
- a CDS encoding lipopolysaccharide biosynthesis protein, producing MNYRKLAVHNFIWIFTSSTLSKILHFITYILLARLLNPKDFGIVSLTAVFVDLADTIKDAGIGQSLIRKREATYDDFNSIFFYNLFVGLILYSSIFLLAPYIEKFYELDDFAEVIRVLGVTLILNSFGYISRLKMTKDLEFKKQFKIGIPSLITSSILGITLAFLNFGYWSLVFMRLFKDLMNVILYNYNYTWRPSFQINLKILKEHIIFGSKLLISAMVNHLFTNLYVFVISKIYNTAILGLFNNADNFRKLFTNQIMVSMNQLTLPLFSKIDNNLELKNIYRKLTIISFTLICPLMFFFSINSDYLYLILFGEKWMFSSKIFKILIFAELFRILTSYGINLMIVKNHADLVLKITIFRRLFFVIILFMTIYWGVIQLAWGIVISEILSYFTISYYYNKLINYTFKELIQDYSPIILISIIAFFFTYAANKIPGIELMDKYAILILNGIIFITIYLVLLILFLHEVWEWLKNIKNDLVDIKKYK